In Horticoccus luteus, the following proteins share a genomic window:
- a CDS encoding FAD-dependent oxidoreductase: protein MKPSAESATGQIATRCCIVGGGPAGMMTGMLLARSGVEVVVLEKHADFLRDFRGDTIHPSTMEVMHELGWLEAFLQRPHERVEQLTGFIEGEAVPIADFTHLPVQAPYIALMPQWDFLNFVMEQGKRFPGFQVRMEAEVDDVIREGGRIAGVTAKTPQGRLEVRSQLTIGADGRGSTARARAGLTSDDLGAPMDVLWFRLPRREGDPAQVLGRFSRGRIMVMLDRGAYWQCGFVISKDGNERVRARGLDAFRRDLDVLVPWIADRTGTLQDWDQVKLLTVKVDRLRRWHVPGLLCIGDAAHAMSPVGGVGINLAIQDAVAAANVLAPAFRRGMPTERDLAAVQRRRSWPTRATQWLQVRIQNRVIAQTLRDSGAMKMPWVLRQFQRHPWLRRGPARVIGLGIRPEHVW, encoded by the coding sequence ATGAAACCATCCGCTGAATCGGCGACCGGCCAAATCGCGACGCGTTGCTGCATCGTAGGTGGAGGACCGGCGGGGATGATGACGGGGATGTTGCTCGCGCGGAGCGGCGTCGAGGTGGTCGTGCTGGAAAAGCATGCGGACTTTCTCCGCGATTTTCGTGGTGACACGATTCATCCCTCGACGATGGAGGTGATGCACGAACTCGGGTGGCTGGAGGCGTTTCTTCAGCGGCCGCACGAACGGGTCGAGCAACTGACGGGATTTATCGAAGGCGAGGCGGTGCCAATAGCGGACTTCACGCATCTGCCGGTGCAGGCGCCTTACATCGCGTTGATGCCGCAATGGGATTTCCTGAATTTCGTCATGGAGCAAGGGAAGCGTTTCCCGGGCTTTCAGGTGCGGATGGAAGCCGAAGTGGACGACGTGATTCGTGAAGGCGGTCGGATTGCAGGCGTGACGGCGAAGACGCCGCAGGGGCGCCTGGAGGTGCGTTCGCAATTGACGATTGGTGCGGATGGCCGCGGTTCGACCGCGCGCGCGCGCGCCGGATTGACGAGCGATGATCTCGGCGCGCCGATGGATGTGCTGTGGTTTCGGCTGCCGCGGCGCGAGGGCGATCCGGCGCAGGTGCTGGGTCGATTCAGCCGCGGGCGCATCATGGTGATGCTCGATCGCGGCGCGTATTGGCAATGCGGCTTCGTCATCAGCAAGGACGGCAACGAACGGGTGCGAGCGCGCGGGTTGGACGCGTTTCGCCGCGACCTCGACGTTCTGGTGCCGTGGATCGCGGATCGCACAGGGACGTTGCAGGATTGGGACCAGGTGAAGCTGCTCACCGTGAAGGTGGACCGGCTGCGACGCTGGCATGTGCCCGGTCTGCTATGCATCGGCGATGCGGCGCATGCGATGTCGCCGGTGGGCGGCGTGGGCATCAACCTCGCGATTCAAGATGCAGTGGCGGCGGCGAACGTGCTGGCGCCGGCTTTTCGGCGCGGCATGCCGACCGAAAGGGACCTCGCTGCGGTGCAACGGCGACGGAGTTGGCCGACGCGCGCGACCCAATGGCTGCAAGTGCGCATCCAAAACCGCGTCATCGCGCAGACGTTGCGCGACAGTGGGGCGATGAAGATGCCGTGGGTGTTG